The Pararge aegeria chromosome 8, ilParAegt1.1, whole genome shotgun sequence genome window below encodes:
- the LOC120626099 gene encoding uncharacterized protein LOC120626099 gives MKQTLNGKSKKNGYHSDDDNVRYKINTKILNSATKASTSKKGTSTNDDDNIRYKLPPPPPQKNKSNERKPKLKPRIKVNFWSNKQTSRITKPEINKRSNRRHTVGGSIKELIVKPKTSAVKVRKRVSFLPSPLFSDNHIPMVTVPDDLTIQLNEEEANDLADDLNLANANRQLEQRSNENSKKKARATLSQTSPTGAKRKRNSDDADPRHQGNDNELEFFSKYVVQKLRRMETNQRIYSENLINTVLMLGQLAKLNVKSKISEA, from the coding sequence ATGAAGCAAACCTTAAATgggaaatccaaaaaaaatggatatcactcggatgatgataatgtaagatataaaattaacacCAAAATTTTGAATAGTGCTACAAAAGCATCAACATCTAAAAAGGGGACAAGTACTAACGATGATGACAATATCAGATATAAGTTGCCACCACCACCACCTCAGAAAAACAAGTCCAATGAACGGAAGCCAAAGCTTAAACCGAGGATAAAAGTTAACTTTTGGAGTAATAAGCAAACAAGCAGAATAACCAAAccagaaataaacaaaagaagtaATCGAAGACACACAGTAGGTGGTAGCATTAAAGAGCTGATAGTAAAGCCAAAAACTTCAGCTGTGAAAGTGCGCAAGCGAGTTTCTTTCCTCCCTTCCCCGCTTTTCTCTGATAATCATATACCTATGGTGACGGTGCCGGACGATTTGACCATACAATTGAATGAAGAAGAGGCCAATGACCTTGCTGATGACCTTAACCTAGCAAATGCTAATAGACAATTGGAACAGAGATCCAATGAAAACTCAAAGAAAAAAGCTAGAGCTACATTAAGCCAGACTAGTCCTACAGGTGCTAAACGTAAAAGAAATTCAGATGACGCTGATCCTAGACATCAAGGAAATGATaatgaattagaatttttttctaaatatgtgGTGCAAAAGTTGAGGAGAATGGAAACAAATCAGCGAATTTATTCTGAAAACTTAATAAACACTGTCCTTATGTTGGGGCAGCTTGCTAAACTAaatgtaaaatcaaaaatatcagaagcataa